From a region of the Spelaeicoccus albus genome:
- a CDS encoding amino acid ABC transporter permease — MGEALTYLPELIGALGSSVLVTALGFVVGGLLGIPLAIAKAGNVPVVGWLSRGFIELFRNTPLLVQLYLFYFGLGQLGLNVNPFFSTFIGLSLNNAAYTAEIFRAGFESVPTGQREASAALGMTSVQTFIYVVFKPALRNVLPALTNQLIILFLFSSVASIISYQELTNALRNIVSTTELTLPLFAIGAALYYVVSAIAALASRATERFAFRW; from the coding sequence ATGGGTGAAGCGCTCACGTATCTTCCCGAGCTGATCGGCGCCCTGGGAAGCAGCGTCCTCGTCACCGCACTGGGCTTCGTCGTCGGGGGCCTTCTCGGCATACCGCTTGCCATTGCCAAGGCCGGGAACGTCCCCGTCGTCGGGTGGCTCAGCCGCGGATTCATCGAACTCTTCCGCAACACGCCGCTGTTGGTGCAGCTCTATCTGTTTTATTTCGGGCTGGGGCAGTTGGGTCTCAACGTCAACCCCTTCTTCTCGACGTTCATCGGATTGAGTTTGAACAATGCCGCCTATACGGCCGAGATCTTTCGTGCCGGATTCGAGTCCGTGCCGACCGGGCAACGCGAGGCAAGCGCCGCGCTGGGCATGACCTCGGTGCAAACCTTCATCTACGTGGTGTTCAAGCCTGCGCTGCGCAACGTGCTGCCGGCGTTGACCAATCAGTTGATCATCCTGTTCCTGTTCTCGTCGGTCGCCTCCATCATTTCGTATCAGGAACTGACCAACGCGTTGCGCAACATAGTCTCGACAACCGAGCTGACGCTGCCGCTCTTCGCGATCGGCGCGGCGCTGTATTACGTCGTGTCAGCCATCGCGGCCCTGGCATCCCGAGCGACGGAACGTTTTGCGTTCCGCTGGTAA
- a CDS encoding HpcH/HpaI aldolase/citrate lyase family protein has translation MRPHDARSWLLVPGAKPETFEEAAASAADAIVLDIEDAVAPEQKPEARDNVVKWLNNGGRAYVRINDAESEFWRDDLEALRGLPGLTGVMLAKTEDASHVAETAALLGDDKLIVALIESAVGIENVSSIAKSESTFRLAFGTGDFRRDTDIGDDHTAMAYSRSRMVLASRAARLPGPIDGPVVTTETRVLVAETAHSLTMGLLAKICLRPEQTGMVNEILSPTTADLEWAQDVTESFDARGGVIRDGSDLPRLARARKIMTRAKAYGLL, from the coding sequence GTGAGGCCCCACGACGCCCGGTCCTGGTTGCTGGTCCCGGGGGCCAAGCCGGAGACGTTCGAGGAAGCCGCCGCGTCGGCGGCTGACGCCATAGTGCTCGATATCGAGGACGCCGTGGCTCCCGAGCAGAAGCCGGAAGCCCGCGACAACGTCGTGAAATGGCTGAACAACGGCGGGCGCGCGTACGTGCGGATCAACGACGCCGAATCGGAGTTCTGGCGGGACGATCTGGAGGCGCTGCGCGGCCTTCCCGGGTTGACCGGCGTGATGCTTGCCAAAACGGAAGACGCCTCGCACGTTGCCGAGACGGCCGCGCTGCTCGGCGACGACAAGCTGATCGTGGCGCTCATCGAAAGCGCCGTCGGCATTGAGAACGTGTCATCGATCGCCAAGTCCGAATCCACGTTCCGGTTGGCGTTCGGCACCGGAGACTTCCGCCGCGACACCGATATCGGCGACGATCACACCGCGATGGCGTATTCGCGCTCGCGGATGGTCCTGGCCAGCCGCGCCGCACGCTTGCCGGGCCCGATCGACGGGCCCGTCGTGACAACCGAAACCCGCGTCCTGGTGGCCGAGACGGCACACAGCCTCACGATGGGATTGCTGGCGAAGATCTGCCTGCGTCCGGAACAGACCGGTATGGTCAACGAGATCCTCAGCCCGACGACTGCCGACCTGGAGTGGGCGCAGGACGTCACCGAGTCGTTCGATGCCCGCGGCGGAGTGATCCGTGACGGTTCGGACCTGCCGCGGCTGGCCCGCGCTCGCAAGATCATGACCCGCGCCAAGGCGTACGGCCTGCTGTAG
- a CDS encoding SDR family NAD(P)-dependent oxidoreductase gives MQRFTGRTAFVTGAADGIGKAIARRLIDEGGSVAVTDIDAQAAEATARELAADADAAAASVIGVEADVCDRASVDRAVATAVTRFGGIDILVNNVGIDYGGPFEDITDDTWAAQTDPTLYGAVRCVQATLPHLLRSDHAAVVAIASVNGMSAISGEAYSTAKAGIINLMANLAVRYSPVRLAARAEPATEDPSRDGPAELPRGIRFNAVSPGTIHTGVWDRRGADGAADLERMRRLYPMGRVGRPDDIAAAVAFLASDDASWITGINLPVEGGLLAGPQFLR, from the coding sequence GATTCACCGGACGAACGGCCTTCGTGACGGGGGCAGCTGACGGGATCGGCAAGGCGATCGCCCGCCGGCTGATCGATGAGGGCGGATCGGTCGCCGTTACCGACATCGATGCCCAGGCGGCCGAAGCGACCGCCCGCGAGCTTGCCGCGGACGCGGACGCGGCCGCGGCCAGCGTGATCGGTGTCGAGGCCGACGTGTGCGACAGAGCATCGGTCGATCGGGCCGTCGCCACGGCCGTCACCCGATTCGGTGGCATCGACATCCTCGTCAACAACGTCGGCATCGATTACGGCGGTCCGTTCGAGGACATCACCGACGACACGTGGGCCGCCCAGACCGATCCGACGTTGTACGGAGCAGTTCGATGCGTGCAGGCGACGCTCCCGCATCTGCTTCGGTCCGATCATGCGGCGGTCGTGGCCATCGCGTCGGTCAACGGGATGTCGGCGATCAGCGGCGAGGCGTACTCGACCGCCAAGGCCGGCATCATTAATTTGATGGCCAATCTTGCCGTGCGCTACTCCCCCGTCCGGCTGGCTGCGCGCGCCGAACCGGCGACGGAAGATCCGTCCCGGGACGGGCCGGCGGAGCTGCCGCGGGGCATCCGGTTCAACGCCGTCTCGCCCGGGACCATCCATACCGGGGTGTGGGATCGCCGGGGCGCGGACGGCGCGGCGGACCTTGAACGCATGCGGCGTCTCTACCCGATGGGCAGGGTCGGCAGGCCCGACGACATCGCCGCTGCCGTTGCCTTCCTGGCCTCGGACGACGCGTCATGGATCACGGGCATCAACCTGCCGGTCGAAGGCGGTCTCCTTGCCGGGCCGCAGTTCCTCCGGTAG
- a CDS encoding L,D-transpeptidase family protein, whose protein sequence is MRRRLVYSAPALLAAVLMAGCAGTGTIDTRAGNPQTPSEHAEGPAVGGGSTAEPSKKGGDTPSGKSEDKKSDDKSSEKPSTKPSPTDSPAPTKTPSSSPTHAPKDTSDSNSKSRSHSGSDSKDDAKDENVADKQLRYGDSGPDVTAMQKRLTSLGYWISGTDGQFGPTTQQAVFAIQKVAGLSRDGVVGAKTRRAIDAGRVPSARSTSGRVVEVDLKRQLVMLVDNGRVITILNTSTGSGNYYTSEGQRRLAVTPRGQFTVSRQIDGPRQSKLGYLWRPKYFNGGIALHGEHNDVPAYASSHGCVRVTDAAMNWIWDTDQVPIGTKVWVY, encoded by the coding sequence GTGAGGCGTCGGCTCGTGTATTCGGCTCCGGCACTGCTTGCCGCCGTTTTGATGGCCGGGTGCGCCGGCACCGGCACCATCGACACTCGGGCCGGCAATCCCCAGACGCCGTCCGAACACGCGGAAGGCCCGGCCGTCGGCGGAGGATCGACTGCCGAACCGAGCAAGAAGGGCGGCGACACGCCGTCCGGGAAGTCCGAGGACAAGAAATCCGACGACAAGTCGTCCGAGAAACCGTCCACGAAACCCTCGCCTACCGACAGCCCGGCCCCCACGAAGACGCCGTCGTCGTCGCCCACGCACGCGCCGAAAGACACGAGCGATTCGAACTCGAAATCCCGGTCGCACTCGGGCTCCGACTCAAAGGACGACGCCAAGGACGAGAACGTCGCCGACAAGCAATTGCGGTACGGCGACAGCGGGCCCGACGTGACGGCTATGCAAAAGCGACTGACGTCGTTGGGGTACTGGATCTCGGGCACCGACGGGCAATTCGGCCCGACAACTCAGCAAGCCGTGTTCGCCATCCAAAAGGTCGCGGGCCTGTCCCGGGACGGAGTCGTGGGCGCCAAGACGCGCCGGGCGATCGACGCCGGCCGGGTTCCCAGCGCACGAAGCACGTCGGGCCGGGTCGTCGAGGTCGACCTGAAACGGCAACTCGTCATGCTCGTCGACAACGGCCGGGTCATCACCATCCTGAACACGTCCACGGGATCCGGCAATTACTACACGAGCGAAGGTCAGCGGCGGTTGGCCGTCACGCCGCGCGGGCAGTTCACGGTCTCCCGCCAAATCGACGGGCCTCGGCAGAGCAAGCTCGGATATTTGTGGCGGCCGAAGTACTTCAACGGCGGGATTGCCCTGCACGGCGAGCACAACGACGTGCCGGCCTACGCGTCGTCCCACGGATGTGTGCGGGTGACCGATGCGGCGATGAACTGGATCTGGGACACTGACCAAGTGCCGATCGGCACAAAGGTCTGGGTCTACTGA
- a CDS encoding amino acid ABC transporter ATP-binding protein, which translates to MSEDSARRHVPESPADGPVVIVENLHKSFGSNEVLTDIDLEVAANEVLCIIGPSGSGKSTLLRCLNRLETVTSGTLTVLGYDLGHSRTDMNAVRKRVGMVFQGFNVFPHLKVLENLALAPRKVSKISKRAARERAVELLRKVGLPDKADSYPRELSGGQQQRVAIARALAMQPQLMLFDEPTSALDPETIGEVLNVMKDLANEGMTMVIVTHEIGFAREVADRVVFMDEGKIVEQGDPKDVLEHPSHDRTKAFLSRITQH; encoded by the coding sequence ATGAGCGAGGATAGCGCCCGCAGGCATGTGCCGGAATCACCGGCCGACGGCCCGGTGGTCATAGTTGAAAACCTGCACAAGAGTTTCGGCTCCAATGAAGTCTTGACGGACATCGACCTCGAAGTCGCCGCCAACGAGGTGCTGTGCATCATCGGCCCGTCCGGCTCGGGCAAGAGCACGCTGTTGCGGTGTTTGAACAGGTTGGAGACCGTGACGTCGGGGACGCTTACGGTACTGGGATACGACCTCGGGCACTCGAGGACGGACATGAACGCCGTCCGCAAACGCGTGGGAATGGTCTTTCAAGGGTTCAACGTGTTCCCGCACCTGAAAGTGCTGGAGAACTTGGCGCTCGCCCCGCGCAAGGTGAGCAAGATCAGTAAGCGCGCGGCCCGTGAACGCGCTGTTGAGCTGCTGCGGAAAGTGGGATTACCGGACAAGGCCGACTCCTATCCGCGCGAGCTGTCGGGCGGCCAGCAGCAGCGGGTCGCCATTGCCCGCGCACTTGCCATGCAGCCGCAGCTCATGCTCTTTGACGAGCCGACGTCCGCTCTCGATCCGGAAACGATCGGCGAGGTGTTGAACGTGATGAAGGATCTCGCCAATGAGGGCATGACCATGGTGATAGTGACCCACGAGATCGGGTTTGCCCGAGAAGTGGCCGACCGCGTCGTTTTCATGGACGAGGGCAAGATTGTCGAACAGGGAGATCCGAAAGACGTCCTGGAACACCCCAGCCACGACCGGACGAAAGCATTCTTGAGCAGAATCACGCAGCATTGA
- a CDS encoding substrate-binding periplasmic protein: MMHRRIVTRLAIGLLAIVPVALSGCSAGGSGGESGPNTLQTIEKRGTLRVAVLPDFPPTSVKKPSGKIVGYAPDIAKELAKALGVKLKMVPVNGDERLSVMKSKRADVNISAYTATNERAKKVAFTIPYKSQGAGVLFRKDDPITSVKDLAGKKVAVARGSTNDTIITDDFPKAKPVRFDSIAHVLQALKSNKVDAAMETYYVTHQNAKKNSALKALDVPPIKPDLISMGVLPDQQQWLNYLDNFIRNLISQGDAQKLHKKWFDEDLSPLVKNYG, encoded by the coding sequence ATGATGCATCGTCGGATCGTAACGAGACTTGCAATTGGACTACTGGCGATCGTTCCGGTCGCGCTCTCCGGCTGCTCGGCCGGCGGGTCGGGCGGCGAGTCGGGGCCGAACACGCTGCAGACCATTGAAAAGCGGGGGACGCTGCGGGTGGCCGTACTTCCGGATTTCCCGCCGACCAGCGTGAAGAAGCCGAGCGGGAAAATCGTCGGCTACGCCCCGGACATCGCCAAAGAGCTGGCGAAAGCACTTGGCGTCAAGCTCAAGATGGTGCCGGTCAACGGTGATGAGCGCTTGTCCGTGATGAAATCCAAGCGGGCAGACGTCAATATTTCCGCATACACCGCCACCAACGAACGTGCGAAAAAGGTCGCCTTCACCATTCCGTACAAATCTCAGGGCGCCGGAGTGCTGTTCCGGAAGGACGATCCCATCACGAGCGTGAAGGATCTGGCCGGCAAAAAGGTAGCAGTTGCCCGCGGCAGTACAAACGACACGATCATCACCGACGACTTTCCCAAGGCGAAGCCGGTACGGTTCGACAGCATTGCTCACGTGTTGCAGGCGCTGAAATCCAATAAAGTGGATGCGGCAATGGAGACGTACTATGTGACGCACCAAAACGCGAAGAAGAACAGCGCGCTGAAGGCGTTGGACGTCCCGCCGATCAAACCCGATCTTATTTCAATGGGCGTGTTGCCCGATCAACAGCAATGGCTGAATTATCTGGACAACTTCATCCGCAATTTGATCAGCCAGGGCGATGCCCAAAAACTGCATAAGAAATGGTTTGACGAAGACCTGTCGCCGCTTGTCAAAAACTACGGCTAG
- a CDS encoding MATE family efflux transporter, giving the protein MTLRSLDREILRLAVPALGALVAEPLFLMTDTALVGHLGQVPLAALGIAGTIVQTVIGLLVFLAYATTPMVARLLGAGDRKGAVHAGIDGMWLAVGIGCVLIVLGVFLTPTAVSVFPSSAAVATAAGHYVFVSLAGMPAMLLVIAASGLLRGLQDTKTPLLVAGSGFAANAVLNAILIYPVGLGIVGSALGTVAAQWGMALWYIVIAVRAARRAGASLRPGLRGIRVSAGAGGWLLMRTASLRAGILLTVSAAAGFGVVQLAAYQVITTIFSTLSFALDALAIAGQAMIGHGLGRGDVAGVRAATSRLLVWGIGSGIVGGVVIAALAPVFGFVFSSDPDVRHAIFVTAFVLAIGVPLAGYVFVLDGVLIGAGDARYLALTGVVNLACYLPLLGIVVWAGPTGDAALVWLWVAFGLGYMGARAVTLGLRSRSDRWIVTGT; this is encoded by the coding sequence CTGACGTTGCGCTCGCTCGACCGAGAGATCCTGCGCCTTGCCGTGCCGGCGCTCGGCGCTCTCGTGGCCGAGCCGCTCTTCCTGATGACCGACACGGCGCTCGTCGGCCATCTCGGGCAGGTTCCGCTCGCCGCGCTCGGCATCGCGGGCACGATCGTACAGACGGTCATCGGGCTCCTCGTCTTCCTCGCCTACGCGACGACGCCGATGGTGGCCCGGCTGCTCGGCGCCGGCGACCGGAAGGGCGCCGTCCACGCGGGTATCGACGGCATGTGGCTGGCCGTGGGAATCGGCTGCGTCCTGATAGTTCTCGGCGTGTTCCTGACGCCCACGGCAGTCTCGGTCTTCCCCTCCAGCGCCGCGGTCGCCACGGCGGCCGGACATTATGTCTTCGTCTCCCTGGCCGGGATGCCCGCCATGCTGTTGGTGATCGCGGCCAGCGGTCTGCTGCGCGGCCTGCAGGACACGAAGACGCCGCTGCTCGTCGCCGGATCCGGCTTCGCGGCCAACGCCGTGCTGAACGCCATCCTCATCTACCCGGTCGGCCTGGGAATCGTCGGCTCGGCTCTGGGCACCGTCGCGGCGCAGTGGGGGATGGCCCTGTGGTACATCGTGATAGCGGTGCGCGCGGCCCGTCGTGCGGGGGCGTCGCTGCGGCCGGGTCTGCGCGGCATCCGGGTCAGCGCCGGTGCGGGCGGATGGCTGTTGATGCGCACGGCCAGTCTGCGCGCCGGAATCCTGCTGACGGTGTCGGCGGCCGCAGGATTCGGCGTCGTCCAGCTCGCCGCGTACCAAGTGATCACCACAATTTTCTCAACGCTCTCGTTCGCCCTCGACGCGCTGGCCATCGCCGGCCAGGCCATGATCGGTCACGGGCTCGGCAGGGGCGACGTCGCGGGAGTGCGTGCGGCGACGTCCCGTCTGCTCGTGTGGGGTATCGGGTCGGGCATCGTCGGCGGAGTCGTCATCGCGGCGCTGGCGCCAGTGTTCGGGTTCGTGTTCAGCTCGGATCCGGATGTGCGGCACGCCATCTTCGTCACGGCGTTCGTACTGGCTATCGGGGTTCCGCTGGCCGGTTACGTGTTTGTGCTGGACGGCGTGCTGATCGGCGCCGGCGATGCGCGTTACCTGGCGTTGACCGGCGTCGTGAATCTGGCCTGCTACTTGCCGTTGCTCGGCATCGTCGTGTGGGCGGGGCCGACCGGGGACGCCGCGCTGGTGTGGCTGTGGGTGGCCTTTGGACTCGGATATATGGGAGCACGGGCAGTGACGTTGGGATTGCGGTCGCGCTCGGATCGATGGATTGTGACGGGGACGTGA
- a CDS encoding DUF2330 domain-containing protein translates to MMSIRLRLGAAIVAGALALVGFTAVGAEACACGAMVPPKGSSVDVDAERALVKLDSGVETIALQLNMLGGSTEAALVVPTPAPARVSAGDTDMFTRLDELTEPEVRVVNDWWPSIGGDGATAVGSAPTVVRQVQLGPLEATTLKGGTTKSLKKWLSAHHYVLSPAVRDGLADYVRRGWSFVAVRLKSHRDLNGGTPPLLIKFPSKTLVYPMRLSRAATEPQHVRMYVVGQHKMTRADSDNSGSAAGSSSVEWAGRIASADLDNAGLKEFFGTNDYLTVFSSVYTDPRLQISSDYRFVRAGDDDPYQPVQTRHHSVQVGGIYAGPLIAVAVAVLVLAGIITLVVRVLRRRKTSTL, encoded by the coding sequence ATGATGTCAATTCGCTTACGACTGGGCGCTGCCATAGTGGCCGGCGCCTTGGCTCTTGTCGGGTTCACCGCCGTCGGGGCCGAGGCCTGCGCATGCGGCGCCATGGTGCCGCCAAAGGGCAGCTCCGTCGACGTCGATGCCGAACGGGCACTCGTCAAACTCGACAGCGGCGTCGAGACAATTGCGTTGCAGCTGAACATGCTGGGCGGTTCGACAGAGGCGGCGCTCGTCGTCCCCACGCCGGCGCCGGCCCGCGTGAGTGCCGGCGACACGGACATGTTCACCCGATTGGACGAGCTCACCGAGCCCGAAGTACGCGTGGTGAACGATTGGTGGCCGTCCATCGGCGGCGACGGCGCGACCGCCGTGGGGTCGGCGCCCACCGTCGTCCGCCAGGTGCAACTCGGCCCGCTTGAAGCCACCACGTTGAAGGGCGGAACCACCAAGAGCCTGAAGAAGTGGCTGAGCGCGCACCATTATGTGCTGTCGCCGGCAGTGCGCGACGGCTTGGCGGACTATGTCCGTCGCGGCTGGTCGTTCGTGGCGGTGCGGTTGAAATCGCACCGGGATCTGAACGGCGGCACACCTCCGCTGCTGATCAAGTTCCCCTCGAAAACACTTGTGTATCCGATGCGGTTGTCCCGGGCGGCGACCGAACCGCAGCACGTGCGGATGTACGTCGTCGGCCAGCACAAGATGACGCGGGCCGACAGCGACAACAGCGGCAGCGCCGCGGGCAGTTCGTCGGTGGAGTGGGCGGGCCGGATTGCTTCCGCGGACCTCGACAATGCGGGCCTCAAGGAGTTTTTCGGCACGAACGACTATCTCACGGTGTTTTCTTCCGTCTACACGGATCCGCGGCTGCAGATCTCGAGCGACTATCGTTTCGTGCGCGCCGGCGACGACGATCCGTACCAGCCCGTGCAGACCCGACATCACAGCGTGCAGGTCGGCGGCATCTATGCCGGCCCGCTCATCGCTGTTGCCGTCGCCGTGCTCGTGCTGGCCGGCATCATTACTCTCGTCGTCCGAGTGCTGCGGCGCCGCAAGACCTCTACGCTTTGA
- a CDS encoding amino acid ABC transporter permease, whose amino-acid sequence MTWISDVPAWTAQYLPALLRGLGYTVIAVVISGIVGSLVGMVLGLAATSPLPPARWISNIYTSIIRGIPPLIILFFMFFALPILFPLLTFSPAFTAILGLSIYAAAYVGEIFRGSINAIPQGQSEAAEALGMGYFVKFRYVIVPQAMRIVLPSGMGFLISLVKASALASAIQYAELTKEANIISTINNQPLVVFLVAAALYFVISYPMALLGRWWERKLA is encoded by the coding sequence ATGACCTGGATTTCCGATGTTCCGGCATGGACCGCCCAATATCTGCCGGCACTGCTGCGCGGACTGGGATACACGGTCATCGCCGTCGTGATCTCCGGTATCGTCGGCAGCCTCGTCGGCATGGTGCTGGGGCTGGCCGCCACCAGCCCGCTTCCGCCGGCACGCTGGATCAGCAATATTTACACCAGCATCATTCGCGGGATCCCGCCGTTGATCATCCTGTTCTTCATGTTCTTCGCGTTGCCGATCCTTTTCCCATTGCTGACGTTCTCACCGGCATTCACTGCAATACTCGGCCTGAGCATTTACGCCGCCGCATATGTGGGGGAGATATTTCGCGGCAGTATCAATGCAATACCGCAGGGCCAGAGCGAAGCCGCTGAAGCGCTCGGAATGGGATACTTCGTCAAATTTCGCTACGTCATAGTGCCGCAGGCAATGCGGATCGTCCTGCCGTCGGGAATGGGATTTCTCATTTCCTTGGTCAAAGCGTCCGCTCTCGCGTCCGCTATTCAATACGCAGAGCTCACCAAGGAGGCAAACATTATCAGCACGATCAATAATCAGCCGCTCGTAGTATTTCTCGTTGCCGCCGCGCTCTATTTCGTGATTTCCTACCCGATGGCGTTATTGGGTCGCTGGTGGGAGAGGAAGTTGGCATGA
- a CDS encoding MFS transporter, whose translation MTIRRTQPTTRAWLGAVFIAFILSGFGLSSWVARIPAVRDDLQLSTGSVGLVILGLSIGSIAGLTMANPIVTWLGAGRAMGAALVVAGAGLAIVGAGSVSSPAVVVVGLFVFGFGQGSCDVIMNLEGALVEREIGRTMLPLMHASFSLGTVTGAVAGAAASKLGIPVLWHLGAVAVLLVVVMPIAARFVARRAVPEAPSMTWKDKTRSAIRAWIEARVLLIGIVMLGMSFAEGSASDWLALASVDGHGLTNTAGAIVFGVFVSAMTIGRIAGGPLIDKFGRVPVLRVSAATAMVGLAAFIFSPWPAVAVAAVVPWGLGTALGFPVGMSAAADDPQKAAARVSAVATMGYLAFLAGPPLIGLIGAHIGLLNALILVLALVVAAGLAAPAARRPESLKA comes from the coding sequence GTGACGATTCGACGTACGCAGCCCACGACTCGGGCCTGGCTGGGCGCCGTGTTCATCGCGTTCATTTTGAGCGGCTTCGGCCTGTCGTCCTGGGTGGCGCGCATTCCGGCCGTGCGCGACGACCTGCAGCTGTCGACGGGTAGCGTCGGCCTCGTCATCCTCGGTCTGTCCATCGGCTCGATAGCCGGCCTGACTATGGCCAACCCGATTGTGACGTGGCTGGGCGCAGGACGCGCCATGGGTGCGGCGCTCGTCGTGGCGGGCGCGGGTCTGGCCATCGTCGGTGCCGGCAGCGTGTCGTCGCCGGCAGTCGTGGTCGTCGGTCTCTTCGTGTTCGGCTTCGGGCAAGGCAGCTGCGACGTGATCATGAACCTCGAAGGCGCGCTCGTCGAGCGGGAAATCGGACGCACGATGCTTCCGCTCATGCACGCGTCATTCAGCCTGGGCACCGTGACGGGCGCCGTCGCGGGAGCTGCCGCGTCGAAACTCGGGATCCCGGTCCTGTGGCACCTCGGCGCCGTCGCGGTGCTTCTTGTCGTCGTCATGCCGATTGCCGCACGATTCGTGGCGAGGCGCGCGGTCCCCGAAGCGCCGTCCATGACGTGGAAGGACAAGACCCGGAGTGCGATCCGAGCGTGGATCGAGGCCCGGGTACTGTTGATCGGCATCGTCATGCTCGGCATGTCCTTTGCGGAAGGGTCGGCGAGCGACTGGCTCGCGCTTGCCTCGGTCGACGGGCACGGCCTGACGAACACGGCGGGGGCGATAGTCTTCGGCGTCTTCGTGTCCGCCATGACCATCGGCCGCATTGCCGGTGGGCCGCTCATCGACAAGTTCGGCCGCGTGCCGGTCTTGCGGGTCTCGGCGGCGACGGCGATGGTCGGCCTTGCCGCGTTCATCTTCTCGCCGTGGCCAGCCGTGGCGGTCGCCGCAGTGGTGCCGTGGGGCCTCGGCACGGCGCTCGGATTCCCGGTGGGAATGTCCGCGGCAGCGGACGACCCGCAAAAGGCCGCGGCTCGCGTCAGCGCCGTCGCCACGATGGGCTACTTGGCGTTCTTGGCCGGGCCGCCCCTCATCGGGCTGATCGGAGCGCACATCGGACTGCTGAACGCATTGATCCTCGTGCTCGCATTGGTGGTGGCGGCCGGACTTGCCGCCCCGGCCGCCCGGCGGCCCGAGTCGCTCAAAGCGTAG
- a CDS encoding IclR family transcriptional regulator, which produces MAADHDPAPAATRSMRILDLLEEAQGAPLTLSAIASALQIAKSSTSNLLSVLEDSNMIQRIPKGYRLGRRTAELGGAFARQFHQIREFFDICDSSDLLRSEVVQITMRDGTDSLYLARSEGSRYGLGIPIGSRLPLPQCATGNALLSRLTDDEIRELVAPIAPFPQLTRGSVTTVDQLLSSIRQTRKRAYAIDPNGSIEGVTGVAVPIDAWQPGDPPLAIGAALRSEAASKAQIELIGKELIEAATKLTNPWTLR; this is translated from the coding sequence ATGGCGGCCGATCACGATCCTGCTCCGGCGGCAACTCGATCGATGCGTATTCTCGATCTGCTTGAAGAAGCTCAGGGGGCGCCGTTGACCTTGAGCGCTATTGCCTCGGCGCTGCAAATAGCCAAATCGTCAACGAGCAACTTGCTCTCCGTGCTCGAAGACAGCAATATGATTCAGCGGATTCCCAAGGGCTATCGCCTCGGACGGCGCACTGCCGAACTCGGCGGCGCATTTGCCAGGCAGTTCCACCAGATTCGCGAATTCTTCGATATCTGCGACTCGTCCGACTTGCTGCGCTCCGAAGTCGTGCAGATCACCATGCGCGACGGCACGGATTCGCTGTATCTGGCGCGGTCCGAAGGCAGCCGATACGGCCTCGGAATCCCGATCGGTTCGCGGTTGCCGCTTCCGCAGTGCGCGACGGGCAATGCCCTGTTGTCGCGCTTGACCGACGATGAGATCAGGGAGCTGGTCGCGCCGATCGCTCCATTTCCCCAGCTGACGCGCGGCAGCGTCACGACGGTGGATCAACTGCTGAGCAGTATTCGCCAAACGCGCAAGCGTGCTTACGCGATCGACCCGAACGGATCGATCGAAGGAGTCACCGGAGTAGCGGTTCCGATCGATGCCTGGCAGCCCGGGGACCCGCCGTTGGCCATTGGAGCGGCACTTCGGAGCGAGGCCGCCTCGAAAGCGCAAATCGAGCTCATCGGCAAAGAATTGATCGAGGCGGCGACCAAGCTCACCAACCCGTGGACTTTGCGCTGA